In Thermoanaerobaculales bacterium, one DNA window encodes the following:
- a CDS encoding glycosyltransferase family 39 protein — protein MLAALLAGVEIARTAAAPLLVPLGLWLAALGLWLGHGFIEDRAHGIGPTRWFEGRAEAAALAGIVLLAAFFRLAALSEIPTLIHHDTASCALVGKAMLSGASRDPFALEQGWYHFPRLGLLPYAASLQLLGTNIVALRLVSALPGILLVPALYFLVRGWFGRAAATIAALYMACNHVAVHFSRDGIWNIHSLALGVIGFAALFGGWRRRSGCWLGVSGIALGLCLYTYTAGRLFFALGVIAAAVMVWRERPRMSRHAMHFVVALVLTTVPLVVSFARVPHALSVDQTRNMSPFSEARRDHVASQVGSAEPLRILAYQLRHTLAGFISEGDSSSHYMVKRPLIGPMSLALALAGLAFGVARLPDGRFAFLFAWLLAGLLFGSVLTINPPSFPRLLAVLPVPIVLASAIAGLAWEKLSRVGSVVRGVVALGLTAIVIVSLVRNVRIYLAFCRSVETTVNEWVVIRELRDVEQASTVYFFTGAYMLADSPAFELFRGARRHVFGITEADLPQRLGEPTAFILAPDYRSVGRTLTERFPELERELVERRDVRLLTIYRSWGPGTRKGSAR, from the coding sequence GTGCTGGCCGCGCTGCTGGCCGGGGTGGAGATCGCGCGCACCGCCGCGGCGCCGCTCCTGGTCCCGCTCGGGCTGTGGCTCGCGGCGCTCGGGCTCTGGCTCGGTCACGGCTTCATCGAGGACCGGGCGCACGGCATCGGGCCGACCCGCTGGTTCGAGGGCCGGGCCGAGGCCGCCGCGCTGGCCGGCATCGTGCTGCTGGCCGCCTTCTTCCGGCTGGCCGCGCTCAGCGAGATCCCGACCCTCATCCACCACGACACCGCCTCGTGCGCGCTGGTAGGCAAGGCGATGCTCAGCGGCGCCAGCCGGGACCCGTTCGCCCTCGAGCAGGGCTGGTATCACTTCCCGCGGCTGGGGCTGCTGCCGTACGCGGCGAGCCTCCAACTCCTGGGCACGAACATCGTCGCGCTGCGTCTGGTTTCGGCCCTGCCCGGGATCCTGCTCGTGCCGGCCCTCTACTTCCTGGTGCGGGGTTGGTTCGGGCGCGCGGCGGCGACGATCGCGGCCCTCTACATGGCCTGCAACCATGTCGCCGTCCACTTCTCGCGCGACGGGATCTGGAACATCCACTCGCTCGCGCTGGGAGTGATCGGTTTCGCGGCGCTGTTCGGAGGCTGGCGGCGCCGCAGCGGCTGCTGGCTCGGGGTGTCGGGCATCGCCCTCGGGCTGTGCCTGTACACCTACACCGCCGGCCGCCTGTTCTTCGCCCTCGGCGTGATCGCAGCCGCCGTCATGGTCTGGAGGGAGCGCCCCCGGATGTCGCGGCACGCGATGCACTTCGTGGTGGCGCTCGTCCTGACCACGGTTCCGTTGGTGGTGAGCTTCGCCCGCGTCCCGCACGCTCTGTCGGTCGACCAGACCCGCAACATGAGCCCGTTTTCCGAGGCCAGGCGGGATCACGTCGCGAGCCAGGTCGGCAGCGCCGAGCCGCTGCGGATCCTCGCCTACCAGCTTCGCCACACGCTGGCGGGGTTCATCAGCGAGGGCGACTCGAGCAGCCACTACATGGTCAAGCGGCCGCTGATCGGCCCGATGTCCCTGGCCCTGGCGCTGGCCGGCCTCGCCTTCGGCGTGGCCCGGCTGCCGGACGGGCGCTTCGCGTTCCTGTTCGCGTGGCTGCTCGCAGGCCTGCTCTTCGGCAGCGTCCTGACCATCAACCCCCCGAGCTTCCCGAGGCTGCTCGCCGTGCTGCCGGTACCGATCGTGCTCGCCTCGGCGATCGCCGGGCTGGCGTGGGAGAAGCTGAGCCGGGTGGGATCCGTGGTGAGGGGCGTCGTGGCGCTCGGCCTGACGGCCATCGTCATCGTGTCGCTGGTGCGCAACGTCCGCATCTACCTGGCGTTCTGCCGGAGCGTGGAGACGACCGTCAACGAGTGGGTGGTGATCCGCGAGCTGCGCGATGTCGAGCAGGCGTCGACGGTGTACTTCTTCACCGGCGCCTACATGCTGGCCGACTCGCCGGCGTTCGAGCTGTTCCGCGGAGCGCGGCGGCACGTCTTCGGGATCACCGAGGCGGACCTGCCGCAGCGGCTCGGCGAGCCGACCGCGTTCATTCTCGCGCCCGACTACCGTTCGGTGGGGCGAACGCTCACCGAACGTTTCCCGGAGCTCGAGCGCGAGCTGGTCGAGCGCCGCGACGTCAGGCTGCTGACGATCTACCGCTCGTGGGGCCCGGGCACGCGAAAGGGGAGCGCGCGATGA
- a CDS encoding HEAT repeat domain-containing protein, translating to MTVRALRWLLVGIVMALCAAAAQADDSAVAKATDVLAAALTADAEGVRLQAARLAAELSTPGLEAAARALAASPDRFERSLALELLSHIDVGRNRDLFEAALTSPFRSVRVRAVQALATLKDPALAGPLVAMLANDIDPDLRALAAGALGATGGGDVRAALRRALADPHPVVQVAAVEALAASGDDEVGLELLGRAESAAPAEARRLLGLVALVPDRDLMPRLGTLLASPDPSVRSAAAAAILRIDERSR from the coding sequence ATGACAGTGAGAGCGCTTCGGTGGCTGCTCGTGGGGATCGTGATGGCCCTCTGCGCAGCGGCGGCGCAGGCGGACGACTCGGCGGTCGCGAAGGCCACCGACGTCCTTGCCGCGGCTCTGACCGCGGACGCCGAGGGGGTCCGCCTGCAGGCGGCGAGGTTGGCCGCGGAGCTGTCGACGCCCGGCCTCGAGGCGGCGGCCCGCGCCCTGGCGGCGTCCCCCGACCGTTTCGAGCGCAGCCTCGCCCTCGAGCTGCTGTCCCACATCGACGTCGGACGCAACCGGGACCTCTTCGAGGCGGCGCTGACCTCGCCGTTCCGCAGCGTGCGGGTGCGGGCGGTGCAGGCGCTGGCCACCCTGAAGGACCCCGCGCTGGCGGGGCCTCTGGTCGCGATGCTGGCGAACGACATCGACCCCGACCTCCGCGCCCTCGCCGCCGGGGCGCTCGGCGCGACCGGCGGGGGCGACGTCCGGGCCGCGCTCCGGCGCGCCCTTGCCGACCCTCACCCCGTGGTGCAGGTCGCGGCCGTGGAGGCGCTCGCCGCGAGTGGCGACGACGAGGTCGGGCTCGAGCTGCTCGGCCGGGCGGAGAGCGCCGCGCCGGCGGAGGCTCGCCGGCTGCTCGGCCTGGTGGCGCTCGTTCCCGACCGTGACCTGATGCCCCGGCTCGGCACGCTGCTCGCCAGCCCCGACCCGTCCGTCCGCAGCGCCGCCGCAGCGGCGATCCTGCGCATCGACGAGCGCTCCCGTTGA
- a CDS encoding class I SAM-dependent methyltransferase, translating into MTASRDAPGAVSAHYERAARGYSGRRGRGPAGAVRRREQAALLALTEAGPGRRVLDVGCGDGEVAGLLLGRGAEVVAVDLALAMADAARRRGAFAVRADMRALPLQRGFDVVTCIGSSEFVADLPGLAAGLAGCLKPGGSLVLLFPRRNWFGATLWLYHRLHGVHIHLRSRAAVAGALAGAGFAPPDRWRRCLGAWVCRARLPGAK; encoded by the coding sequence TTGACCGCGAGCCGTGACGCACCCGGGGCCGTCTCGGCCCACTACGAGAGGGCGGCGCGCGGCTACTCCGGCCGCCGCGGCCGCGGACCGGCCGGTGCGGTGCGGCGGCGAGAGCAGGCGGCGCTGCTGGCGCTGACCGAGGCGGGGCCGGGACGGCGGGTCCTCGACGTCGGCTGCGGCGACGGCGAGGTCGCCGGCCTGCTCCTCGGGCGGGGGGCCGAGGTCGTGGCGGTCGACCTTGCCCTCGCGATGGCGGACGCCGCCCGCCGGCGGGGGGCGTTCGCCGTGCGGGCGGACATGCGAGCGCTTCCGCTGCAGCGCGGGTTCGACGTGGTGACGTGCATCGGCTCGTCGGAGTTCGTGGCCGACCTGCCGGGGCTGGCGGCGGGGCTGGCCGGGTGCCTCAAGCCGGGCGGATCGCTGGTCCTGCTGTTCCCGCGGCGCAACTGGTTCGGGGCGACACTGTGGCTGTACCACCGGCTCCACGGCGTGCACATCCACCTGCGGTCGCGCGCGGCCGTGGCCGGCGCCCTGGCGGGAGCCGGCTTCGCGCCGCCCGACCGCTGGCGGCGGTGCCTCGGCGCCTGGGTCTGCCGTGCGCGACTGCCGGGGGCAAAGTGA
- a CDS encoding polysaccharide deacetylase family protein translates to MTRLLVTFDVEEVDWGRPAAAPGWEPSRPSAEGLAAILPMLERLALPATLFCTASFARTHPELVREAAARGHEVASHGLDHRDDYRAMPPAAARDRLRESRLRLEDITGSGIRGVRTPRLARCAAAAVAEAGFSYDASPHPTWVGHGLSGLRTPRVPWLEAGIVRVPLSTTPVLRLPVGWYVLRGLGTAPSTLLARLAGAGAPWVHLYFHPWEAVDLRRWMGAHPLGWGAGPAWVASLARLLERLASRLHPASVGAAVDAWSAASTGAAEHKPPADAAAGRGRVQ, encoded by the coding sequence GTGACGCGGCTGCTCGTCACCTTCGACGTCGAGGAGGTCGACTGGGGACGGCCGGCGGCCGCGCCGGGATGGGAGCCGAGCCGGCCCTCGGCGGAAGGGCTCGCCGCCATCCTCCCGATGCTCGAGCGGCTGGCCCTGCCCGCGACGCTGTTCTGCACCGCGAGCTTCGCGCGGACGCACCCGGAGCTCGTGCGCGAGGCGGCCGCGCGCGGCCACGAGGTCGCCTCGCACGGGCTCGACCACCGGGACGACTACCGCGCCATGCCGCCCGCCGCGGCGCGCGACCGGCTGCGCGAGTCGCGGCTCCGGCTCGAGGACATCACCGGATCCGGCATCCGCGGGGTGCGAACGCCGCGCCTCGCCCGCTGCGCCGCAGCCGCGGTCGCCGAGGCCGGGTTCAGCTACGACGCCTCGCCCCACCCGACGTGGGTCGGGCACGGGCTGAGCGGCCTGCGGACGCCGCGCGTGCCGTGGCTGGAGGCCGGGATCGTCCGGGTGCCGCTGTCGACCACGCCGGTGCTGCGACTGCCGGTCGGGTGGTACGTCCTGCGCGGCCTCGGCACCGCCCCGTCCACCCTCCTCGCCCGCCTCGCCGGCGCCGGCGCGCCCTGGGTCCACCTCTACTTCCACCCCTGGGAGGCGGTCGATCTCCGGCGCTGGATGGGCGCTCATCCGCTCGGCTGGGGGGCGGGTCCGGCGTGGGTGGCGAGCCTGGCGCGCCTGCTCGAGCGCCTGGCGTCCCGGCTGCACCCGGCGAGCGTGGGCGCGGCCGTCGACGCCTGGTCGGCGGCCAGCACCGGCGCCGCTGAGCACAAGCCGCCGGCGGACGCCGCCGCGGGGCGCGGTCGGGTACAGTAG
- a CDS encoding glycoside hydrolase family 38 C-terminal domain-containing protein, with translation MRAPSVLAGCGLSAAIAAVGMAAGHEEPPLPATPPEVYVIATSHLDDQWRWTIQDTIDDFLPDTLHGNFALFERYPGYTFSFEGAFRYMLIKEYYPEEYEQLKTHIRDGRWKVAGSWMTAADTHLPSPESLNRQALYGNGFFRREFGLTSRDVFLPDCFGFSFALPSAAAHAGLVAFSTQKLTWGSSIKIPFDVGLWEGVDGSSLVAALNPGDYAAGIARDLSLDPDLYATADRQAALTGLPLAFKYFGTGDVGVPPLEPSVAWLEQSIAGRGPAHVRSTSPDQMALDLMASDGGRAVERLQSYRGEFLLTSHGTGCYTSQAAMKRYNRKNERLADDAEKAAVAGWWLGGTSYPRERLREAWTRVLWHQFHDDLTGTSIPEAYTFSWNDETIAGTTFADVLGDGVGAVTRALDTRGSGASLVVFNPLGWEREDVVEAAVRFPGGAPPAIRVIGPDGREVPAQLGPVAGETAQVVFVARVAAVSFSVFEVVPAAAAAGGGLAVDPKGLESPRFRVTLDADGDVASVVDKSLGRELLSAPLRLQLIDDEPRRWSAWEVEYDALSAPPREEVRGPAAVRIAESGPARVALEITRQAAGSSFTQRVSIAAGGAGDRVEVLTDIDWRTKGTLLKAAFPVAAANPLATYDLGLGVVQRPTNRPNRYEVPAQQWADLTDAGGAFGTTVVTDSRHGWDKPDDHTLRLTLVHTPSVVPSWSWLSDQASNDLGHHRVLVALAGHDGDWWAGRAPLLGDRVNQPLVAWQAPLHAGPLGRSFSLLRLSGQAGAGPAIAVRALKLAEESDEVVVRLQELSGRPVPAARLAFASPVATVREVNGAEEPLAGHGTGGAVPPPPLAPPALEDGTVVLDFAPFRPRTLALTLGPPPAVLSPPRDAPLELPYNLDGVSRDDARADGDFDGEGHTLAGELLPATLAANGATFRTGPQGPGLANVVACRGQTLALPAGDYNRLYLIAASVGGDRLATFTTDGIPATLLVPDWAEPTGQWNDRLVAGHRVDDADRIAPAYAKTVPVAWVGSHRHDGRGENEAYVFTHFFRLRLDLPPGATTLALPDDERIRVLAATAARNDNDDVVAAQPFTDPAIGTVVHVGAPGRLFLDRMAVRLTSPNPGATIRYTLDGTEPDAASPAYLGPVRLERTTTVKARAFAPGLDDSFVATATFTKASPHEPATVAPDALAPGIACRTYEGDWRTLPDFTALEPTGAVTIATVGLPTDRSIDRFGMVCQGFLSVPDDDLYTFRLRSADGSQLLLDGELVVRNEAGDFVSRRGRIALKAGLHALELHYVHRSSVAGLELSIESADRARAPVSANHLHHRADGARPDTRR, from the coding sequence ATGCGGGCTCCGTCAGTTCTGGCAGGGTGCGGGCTGTCGGCGGCGATCGCGGCGGTCGGGATGGCGGCCGGGCACGAGGAGCCGCCGCTGCCGGCCACTCCGCCCGAGGTCTACGTCATCGCCACCTCCCACCTCGACGACCAGTGGCGGTGGACCATCCAGGACACCATCGACGACTTCCTGCCCGACACCCTGCACGGCAACTTCGCGCTGTTCGAGAGGTACCCCGGCTACACCTTCAGCTTCGAGGGGGCGTTCCGCTACATGCTGATCAAGGAGTACTACCCGGAGGAGTACGAGCAGCTGAAGACGCACATCAGGGACGGGCGCTGGAAGGTCGCGGGGAGCTGGATGACCGCCGCCGACACCCATCTCCCTTCACCCGAGTCGCTCAATCGGCAGGCGCTCTACGGCAACGGCTTCTTCCGCCGCGAGTTCGGCCTCACATCGCGCGACGTCTTCCTGCCCGACTGCTTCGGCTTCTCCTTCGCCCTGCCGTCGGCCGCGGCGCATGCCGGCCTGGTGGCATTCTCGACCCAGAAGCTCACCTGGGGCTCCTCGATCAAGATCCCGTTCGACGTCGGCCTCTGGGAGGGGGTCGACGGCTCCTCCCTCGTCGCCGCCCTCAACCCGGGCGACTACGCCGCGGGGATCGCCCGCGACCTCAGCCTCGACCCCGATCTCTACGCGACCGCCGACCGTCAGGCCGCCCTGACCGGCCTGCCGCTCGCGTTCAAGTACTTCGGCACCGGCGACGTCGGGGTGCCGCCCCTCGAGCCCTCGGTGGCGTGGCTCGAGCAGAGCATCGCCGGCCGCGGGCCAGCCCACGTCAGGAGCACGTCGCCCGATCAGATGGCCCTCGACCTGATGGCCAGCGATGGCGGCCGGGCGGTGGAGCGCCTGCAGTCCTACCGCGGCGAGTTTCTTCTCACCTCCCACGGCACCGGCTGCTACACGTCGCAGGCCGCGATGAAGCGCTACAACCGCAAGAACGAGCGCCTCGCCGACGATGCCGAGAAGGCGGCCGTCGCCGGCTGGTGGCTGGGCGGCACGAGCTACCCGCGGGAGCGGCTGCGCGAGGCGTGGACGCGGGTGCTGTGGCATCAGTTCCACGACGACCTCACCGGCACCTCGATCCCCGAGGCCTACACCTTCTCGTGGAACGACGAGACGATCGCCGGCACGACCTTCGCCGATGTGCTGGGAGACGGGGTGGGCGCCGTGACGCGGGCCCTGGACACGCGCGGCAGCGGCGCCTCGCTGGTGGTCTTCAACCCGCTCGGCTGGGAGCGCGAGGACGTCGTCGAGGCCGCGGTCCGGTTTCCCGGCGGAGCGCCGCCGGCGATCCGGGTCATCGGTCCCGACGGCCGGGAGGTGCCGGCGCAGCTGGGCCCGGTCGCCGGCGAGACGGCACAGGTCGTGTTCGTCGCTCGCGTGGCGGCGGTGAGCTTCTCGGTGTTCGAGGTCGTGCCGGCGGCGGCCGCGGCCGGCGGCGGGCTAGCGGTCGATCCGAAGGGCCTCGAGAGCCCCCGCTTTCGGGTGACGCTCGACGCCGATGGCGACGTCGCCTCGGTGGTCGACAAGAGCCTGGGCCGCGAGCTGCTGTCGGCGCCGCTGCGGCTGCAGCTCATCGACGACGAGCCGCGCCGCTGGTCCGCGTGGGAGGTCGAGTACGACGCTCTCTCGGCACCGCCGCGCGAGGAGGTGCGCGGCCCCGCCGCGGTCCGGATCGCCGAGAGCGGCCCGGCGCGCGTCGCCCTCGAGATCACGCGGCAGGCCGCCGGCTCCAGCTTCACGCAGCGGGTCTCGATCGCGGCCGGAGGCGCCGGCGACCGCGTCGAGGTTCTGACCGACATCGACTGGCGGACCAAGGGGACGCTCCTCAAGGCGGCGTTCCCCGTCGCCGCCGCGAACCCGCTCGCCACCTACGACCTCGGCCTCGGGGTCGTGCAGCGTCCCACCAACCGGCCCAACCGCTACGAGGTCCCGGCGCAGCAGTGGGCCGACCTCACCGACGCCGGCGGGGCCTTCGGCACCACGGTCGTCACCGACAGCCGGCACGGCTGGGACAAGCCGGACGACCACACTCTCCGGCTGACCCTGGTCCACACGCCGAGCGTCGTGCCGAGCTGGAGCTGGCTGTCCGACCAGGCCTCGAACGATCTCGGCCACCATCGCGTGCTGGTCGCGCTTGCCGGCCATGACGGCGACTGGTGGGCGGGACGCGCACCGCTCCTGGGCGACCGCGTCAACCAGCCCCTTGTCGCGTGGCAGGCCCCACTCCACGCGGGCCCCCTGGGACGCTCCTTCTCGCTGCTGCGCCTCAGCGGCCAGGCCGGCGCAGGACCGGCGATCGCGGTGCGCGCGCTCAAGCTCGCCGAGGAGAGCGACGAGGTCGTGGTGCGCCTTCAGGAGCTCTCCGGCAGGCCGGTGCCGGCGGCGCGGCTGGCCTTTGCGAGCCCGGTCGCCACGGTCCGCGAGGTCAACGGCGCCGAGGAGCCGCTCGCCGGGCACGGCACCGGCGGCGCCGTGCCGCCGCCGCCGCTGGCACCGCCGGCCCTCGAGGACGGCACCGTCGTGCTCGACTTCGCGCCCTTCCGGCCGCGGACACTGGCGCTCACCCTCGGCCCGCCGCCCGCCGTACTGAGCCCGCCCCGCGACGCCCCCCTCGAGCTGCCCTACAACCTCGACGGCGTCAGCCGCGACGACGCCCGGGCCGACGGCGACTTCGATGGCGAGGGCCACACCCTCGCCGGCGAGCTGCTGCCAGCCACCCTGGCCGCCAACGGCGCAACCTTCCGGACCGGCCCCCAAGGGCCCGGGCTGGCGAACGTCGTCGCCTGCCGCGGGCAGACGCTCGCGCTCCCGGCCGGAGACTACAACCGCCTGTACCTGATTGCCGCCTCGGTCGGCGGCGATCGGCTCGCCACCTTCACCACCGATGGCATTCCCGCCACGCTCCTGGTTCCCGACTGGGCCGAGCCGACCGGGCAGTGGAACGACCGCCTGGTCGCCGGCCACCGGGTGGATGACGCGGATCGGATCGCGCCGGCCTACGCCAAGACCGTGCCCGTGGCCTGGGTCGGCAGCCACCGTCACGACGGCCGCGGCGAGAACGAGGCGTACGTCTTCACCCACTTCTTCCGGCTGCGCCTCGACCTGCCGCCCGGCGCGACGACGCTGGCCCTGCCGGACGACGAACGGATCCGCGTCCTGGCCGCCACCGCCGCCCGCAACGACAACGACGACGTGGTGGCTGCGCAGCCGTTCACGGACCCGGCCATCGGCACCGTGGTCCACGTCGGCGCGCCGGGCCGGCTGTTCCTCGACCGCATGGCCGTCAGGCTGACGTCGCCCAACCCCGGCGCCACCATCCGCTACACGCTCGACGGCACCGAGCCCGACGCGGCGTCGCCGGCGTACCTCGGGCCGGTTCGCCTCGAGCGCACGACCACGGTGAAGGCGCGCGCGTTCGCGCCCGGCCTCGACGACAGCTTCGTCGCCACCGCCACCTTCACCAAGGCCTCGCCGCACGAGCCGGCCACGGTGGCGCCGGACGCGCTCGCGCCCGGCATCGCCTGCCGCACCTACGAGGGCGACTGGCGCACGCTGCCCGACTTCACCGCTCTCGAGCCGACCGGCGCGGTCACCATCGCCACCGTCGGCCTGCCCACCGATCGGTCGATCGACCGCTTCGGCATGGTCTGCCAAGGCTTCCTCTCGGTGCCGGACGACGACCTGTACACGTTCCGGCTGCGGTCAGCCGACGGCAGCCAGCTGCTCCTCGACGGCGAGCTGGTCGTCCGCAACGAGGCTGGCGACTTCGTCAGCCGGCGGGGCCGGATCGCGCTCAAGGCCGGGTTGCACGCGCTCGAGCTTCACTACGTTCACCGCAGCTCCGTGGCCGGCCTCGAGCTGTCGATCGAGTCCGCAGACCGGGCGCGGGCTCCGGTCAGCGCCAACCACCTCCACCACCGCGCCGACGGAGCGCGGCCGGATACCCGGCGATAG
- a CDS encoding C39 family peptidase has translation MSERELFATLCQLQLPSHCGPCSLSACLFVLGTTATQRELARAAGRPMRVFAHGMDERGLRRAAGAYGVVSEFLLVEERRQGRSFATRLRRHLSAGNPAIMLVGDFEHWVAVIGYLKRRRRFIIVDPKDESSVFRLWSEQTLIRRGWNVNGGAASGEPDQFFATLLSRADGGRPRWEVSEAWLRLCERGSDDTAESMANDMAEVARLASPGDHAITDGPYLAELIEEYRERILDSIIHWAQGNGARDRSDLRAFFRDYEIVASATGIRVAKDCDRPYLVAQLTALLCSYWWGALF, from the coding sequence ATGAGCGAGCGGGAGCTCTTCGCAACCCTGTGCCAGCTGCAGCTGCCGAGCCACTGCGGCCCCTGCAGCCTGTCCGCCTGCCTCTTCGTCCTCGGCACGACGGCGACCCAACGCGAGCTGGCGAGGGCGGCCGGGCGGCCGATGCGGGTCTTTGCCCACGGAATGGACGAGCGCGGCCTGCGGCGGGCCGCCGGAGCCTATGGGGTGGTCTCGGAGTTCCTGCTGGTCGAGGAGCGCCGCCAGGGTCGCAGCTTTGCCACCCGACTGCGGCGCCATCTCTCCGCGGGCAACCCGGCGATCATGCTGGTCGGCGACTTCGAGCACTGGGTGGCGGTGATCGGGTACCTCAAGCGCCGGCGGCGGTTCATCATCGTCGACCCGAAGGACGAGAGCTCGGTGTTCCGGCTGTGGTCCGAGCAGACCCTCATCCGCAGGGGATGGAACGTCAACGGGGGAGCGGCCTCCGGGGAGCCCGACCAGTTCTTCGCGACCCTCCTCTCCCGCGCCGACGGCGGGCGACCGCGCTGGGAGGTGTCCGAGGCGTGGCTGAGGCTGTGCGAGCGCGGGTCGGACGACACCGCCGAGAGCATGGCCAACGACATGGCCGAGGTGGCGCGCCTGGCCAGCCCCGGCGACCACGCGATCACCGACGGCCCCTACCTCGCGGAGCTGATCGAGGAGTACCGCGAGCGGATCCTGGACAGCATCATCCACTGGGCCCAGGGCAACGGCGCGCGCGACCGCAGCGACCTGAGGGCGTTCTTCCGCGACTACGAGATCGTCGCCAGCGCCACCGGCATCCGGGTCGCGAAGGACTGCGACCGGCCCTACCTGGTGGCCCAGCTCACCGCGTTGCTCTGCAGCTACTGGTGGGGCGCCCTGTTCTGA
- the kbl gene encoding glycine C-acetyltransferase, translated as MAFSQAARDWYHREIAGIRDAGLYKEERFIHSLQDADIEVEFPAGASPARVINLCANNYLGLSSHPEVIAAAHEGLDHRGYGLSSVRFICGTQDIHRELERKLTAFLGTEDTLLFPSCMDANAGVFEAVLNEQDVMIADRLVHASIVDGMRLCKAMQDTYKHADMGHLEEKLVEHQDKRFRLIITDGVFSMDGDLAPLDQIVALAEKHNAMVFVDDSHASGYIGKTGRGTHEHFGVLGKIDIITTTLGKALGGASGGCVSGRAELVEMCRQRARPYLFSNTVAPVIVSGALKVLELISASTERRDKLEENTRYWRNLLTDAGFDIKKGSSSIVPVMLYNAKLAQDVARDLFVEGIYVIGFFFPVVAKGQARIRTQLSAAHDKHHLDRAIAAFIKVGKKYDILGKTKAEVIATYGN; from the coding sequence ATGGCTTTTTCGCAAGCGGCCCGTGACTGGTACCACCGGGAAATTGCCGGAATCCGTGACGCCGGCCTGTACAAGGAGGAGCGTTTCATCCACTCCCTGCAGGACGCGGACATCGAGGTCGAGTTTCCGGCCGGCGCGTCGCCCGCCCGGGTCATCAACCTGTGCGCCAACAACTACCTCGGGCTGTCGAGCCACCCCGAGGTGATCGCCGCCGCGCACGAGGGCCTCGACCACCGCGGTTACGGCCTGTCGTCGGTGCGCTTCATCTGCGGCACCCAGGACATCCACCGCGAGCTCGAGCGCAAGCTGACCGCCTTCCTCGGCACCGAGGACACCCTGCTCTTCCCGTCCTGCATGGACGCCAACGCCGGGGTCTTCGAGGCGGTCCTCAACGAGCAGGACGTGATGATCGCCGACCGCCTGGTGCACGCCTCGATCGTCGACGGCATGCGGCTGTGCAAGGCGATGCAGGACACCTACAAGCACGCCGACATGGGCCACCTCGAGGAGAAGCTGGTCGAGCACCAGGACAAGCGCTTCCGGCTGATCATCACCGACGGCGTGTTCTCGATGGACGGCGATCTCGCCCCGCTCGACCAGATCGTCGCGCTCGCCGAGAAGCACAACGCGATGGTGTTCGTCGACGACTCCCACGCCTCCGGCTACATCGGCAAGACCGGCCGCGGCACGCACGAGCACTTCGGTGTCCTGGGCAAGATCGACATCATCACCACCACCCTCGGCAAGGCGCTCGGCGGCGCCTCCGGCGGCTGCGTCAGCGGCCGCGCCGAGCTGGTCGAGATGTGCCGCCAGCGGGCCCGCCCCTACCTGTTCTCGAACACCGTGGCGCCGGTGATCGTCAGCGGCGCGCTCAAGGTGCTCGAGCTGATCTCGGCCTCGACCGAGCGCCGGGACAAGCTGGAGGAGAACACCCGTTACTGGCGCAATCTCCTGACCGATGCCGGCTTCGACATCAAGAAGGGCTCGAGCTCGATCGTCCCGGTCATGCTCTACAACGCCAAGCTCGCCCAGGACGTGGCCCGCGACCTGTTCGTCGAGGGCATCTACGTGATCGGCTTCTTCTTCCCGGTCGTCGCCAAGGGCCAGGCGCGGATCCGCACCCAGCTCTCGGCGGCGCATGACAAGCACCACCTCGACCGGGCGATCGCGGCCTTCATCAAGGTCGGCAAGAAGTACGACATCCTGGGCAAGACCAAGGCGGAGGTCATCGCGACATACGGCAACTGA
- a CDS encoding acyl carrier protein — protein MERTILEYVAKEYLEEDDDREVTVDTPLISGGIVDSFSMVSLKCFLEKKYGIQIPDADASADAFDTVSSICALVRRFRPN, from the coding sequence ATGGAGCGGACCATTCTGGAGTATGTGGCCAAGGAGTACCTGGAGGAGGACGACGATCGGGAGGTGACGGTCGACACCCCACTGATCTCGGGCGGCATCGTCGACTCGTTCTCGATGGTGTCGCTCAAGTGCTTCCTGGAGAAGAAGTATGGAATCCAGATCCCGGACGCCGACGCCTCGGCGGACGCCTTCGACACCGTCAGCAGCATCTGCGCCCTGGTGAGGAGATTCAGGCCGAACTGA